The nucleotide sequence GTGAGATTCGCTTATTCCGCGGACGGCGGCTCGTCGTGGCTGAAGACTGCTGCGATTTCGGGTTCGGCGATATCGGAAAACGAGGGACCCGCGGTCGCGACCGGGGCCCTCGGCCAGACGTACGTCGCGTGGAGGGACGTCCTCGCCGGCGCGATCCTCGTCGGCGTGACCAACAACCTTGGGCAATCCTTCGTCGTCACGATGGCGGCAGTATGCACGTGCCAAGGGGACGTGCATCTTCGGCCCGTGGGGCCATTGAAGCAACCCGATCGTGAGGACGAGGAGGACATCCTGCGCGGCTACCCATACGTCTCCATCCCGGCGATGGGCGTCGACCTTTCCGGCGGGCCAAATCACGGTAGCGTCTACATCGCGTACACGGATTTCAGCCAAGAGCGCGGGGAAGTGCGCGTCGTGTCGAGCAGGACCGGGGGTTTCGACTGGTCTCCCGCCGTCCCCGTGAACGACCAGATAGTGGTGTCGTCGAACGCCGCATCGTTTGCGCCCGTGGCGGACGAATTCATGCCGGCATTGGCCGTAGGCCCGGCGGGAGACGTCCACGTCGCCTACTACTCTACCCGCATGGGCTCCATGCAATCGATGCTCGACCATCTGCTTGGCGTTCCTTCCGGGGAGCCACTAGACGCCTACTACGCGCACAGCGAGGATGCCATCGTCTGGGATGCGAACGTCCGATTGTCGTCAGAATCCTTCGACCCGTACTTCTCATACCATCAGGACGGGTTCCGCTCCATCGGCGATCTCCTCGGCATCGCGGCAGGACCCGACAGCGCCCACGCCGTCTGGTCGGACACGAGGACCGGCACAACCGCCTTGATGACGGCCAAAGTAGAGCGATGACCATTCGGTGGGCGCAAGTGTTGACCGGTACGCGGTAGGAAAACGCGTTCTGTAAGGGTGG is from Euryarchaeota archaeon and encodes:
- a CDS encoding exo-alpha-sialidase, with product MKLHDAAPSSRLDGGVTVTGRRVVLALVSGSLLLVPALALGPSGEFQTLNCDPACNVVAFSGPANDASIVINPADPRNLIAAAKDYSLTTPSGLWCSSVRVWSGVYTSLDAGATWTSSFIPGHNLTDHPLSNYTCSTDPVVAFDSQGAAYYFALGVNGSQDSPDLFVAKSIDKGLSWRFLSVVDQCAGRPAAAADRETNRVYVVWVHLCEPGATGAITKPVRFAYSADGGSSWLKTAAISGSAISENEGPAVATGALGQTYVAWRDVLAGAILVGVTNNLGQSFVVTMAAVCTCQGDVHLRPVGPLKQPDREDEEDILRGYPYVSIPAMGVDLSGGPNHGSVYIAYTDFSQERGEVRVVSSRTGGFDWSPAVPVNDQIVVSSNAASFAPVADEFMPALAVGPAGDVHVAYYSTRMGSMQSMLDHLLGVPSGEPLDAYYAHSEDAIVWDANVRLSSESFDPYFSYHQDGFRSIGDLLGIAAGPDSAHAVWSDTRTGTTALMTAKVER